The genomic region GGTGCCGACGCAGCCGAGGATCCGGTCGATCTCCTCCGCCGTGACCGCGAGCAGCGGGATCTGCCCGGTCAGGAAGATGTCGCCGACCCGGTCGATGGAGAAGTGCACGCCGTAGGTCTTCGCGTTGCGGCCGAGCAGGAAGGCGTAGGTGCCCGCCGCGTTCTCCGCCGGGGCGCGCATGAAGAACGCCTCGACCAGCAGGGTGTGGTCCTGCACGACGAGCCAGGTCATCGTGCGCAGCTTGTGTTCACCCTCCAGCGTGACCAGGAACGAGCCCGCACCGACGCGCTCGTAGGCGAGCTCGAGGTCGGCCAGGGTCTCGGAGATCAGGCCGTCGAGCCGTTCGCGCTCCGCCGTGTCGATGGGTGCCGTCATGGCTCCAGACCTCCCCGCCTGCAACTGTGATGATGCCGGATCAGGTGGAGATCCTCCCACCCGACCCGACGACTCACACCGCGACGGCGGCGGGGCTCAGCGCGTGCCGGTAGCTGCGCAGCACCCCACGGGCGGTGGCCGACCAGCCGAAGCCGGCCGCCCGGCCGACCGCGCCGGCGGCGAGCCGACTGCGCCAGTGCGGCTGGCGCAGCAGCCGGTCGAGGGTGTCGGCGTAGCGGGCCGGGTCACGACCCGCCACGAGCAGCCCGGAGACCCCGTCGGCGACGGCGGTGCGCAGGCCGCCGACCGCGGCGGCGACCACCGGCGTGCCGCAGGCCTGGGCCTCCAACGCGACGAGGCCGAAGCTCTCGCTGTGGCTGGGGACCACCACGGCGGTGGCCGCCCGGTACCAGTGGGCCAGCTCGTGCTGCGGCGCCGGCGGCTGGAACCGGACGAGGTCGGAGATCCCGAGGTCCGCGGCGAGCTTGACCAGGGCGTCCGGCTGCTCCAGCCCCGAGCCGCTCGGGCCGCCGACGACGGCGACGGTCAACCTCGAGCGGCGGGTCGGATCGCGGCGCAGCAGCTCGGCAGCGGCGTGCAGCAGCAGGTCCGGTGCCTTGAGCGGCTGGATCCGGCCGACGAACAGCAGCAGGTCGCCATCCCGGTCGAGGCCGAGGCGCGCCCGTGACTGCGCCGGATCGCCCGGCCGGAAGGTCTCCAGGTCGACGCCCGGCGCGACGACGTCGACCCGGTCGGGGTCGGCGTCGTAGAGGTCGATGAGGTGGCCGCGCTCGTCCGCGGTGGAGGCGATCAGCCGGGTGGACCCGGCGATGACCTCCTGCTCGCCGAGCAGCCGGCCGGGCGGCTCGGGGCGGTCCCCGACGGCCAGCGCGCCGTTCTTGATCTTCGCCAGGGTGTGCGAGGTGTGCACGAACGGCACGCCCCACCGCCGGGCGACCGCGAGGGCGACCTGGCCGGACAGCCAGTAGTGCGAATGGATGACGTCGAAGTAGCCCGGCTCGTGCCCCGCCTCGGCGCGCAGCACATCCGCGGTGAACGCGCACAGCCAGGCCGGCAGGTCCTCGCGGTGGATCTCCTCGAACGGCCCGGCGTCGACGTGGCGCACCGTCACGCCGGGGGCCAGCTCCGCCGAGGTCGGCAACTTGCTGCTCACCGCCCGGGTGAACACCTCGACCTCGACGCCGAGCGCCGCGAGCTGCCGCGAGAGCTCCACCACGTAGACGTTCAGCCCGCCGGCGTCCCCCGTGCCGGGCTGCTCCATCGGCGACGTGTGCATCGACAGCATCGCCACGCGCCGGGGCCGGGTGCCCCGGTTTGGCTCGGCGCGGACCGCGGCACCGCTCCTGATCAACCGCACCGGGCACCTCCGCATCCATCCGTCTGGGTCGCCTGCCCGGCACGACCAACCCTGCACAGGACCGACACGACAACCACCGTTCTACCCGCCCCGTTGTCCGGTCAACTGGTCGCCCCCCGCCCCAGCGCCCACGACGGGCCGCAAATTACGCTGTCATTGCAGGTCAGAGGGGTGCGAGTGGTGAGGTCGCCGGGCCGACGGTCACAAAGCTGTAAGGAAACAGACGCGGTGACGCGCCCCGGGCGCCGGCCCGACCGGGCGGTCGAGCGCGATCCGGGTCACCGCCGCGGCGCGGGGAGACGCCGAACGTCGGCGGTCGGGGTGGATGCCCGAGGCGACCGGAACGGCCGATCTGCGAGGCTGGTCGGGTGCCGAATCCCCGCCGTGCCCCGCGCCTGGCGGCCGGCCGGGCCCGCGCCCTCGGGGAACCCACCCGGGGTACCACGGCGCCGAACCGGCTGCGGCGGGTCGACCGCTGGCTGCTCGACGCCGCCGGCCCCCTGCTGCGGGGCAGCGCGGACCCGCTGGTCGTCGATCTCGGCTTCGGTGCGTCGCCGGTCACCACCGTCGAACTCCACCGGCGGCTGCGGACGGCCTGCCCGCGGGTGCGCGTCGTCGGCCTCGAACTCGACCCGCAGCGAGTGGCCGCCGCGACGGATGCCGCCCGGCCGCCCGGGCTGACCTTCGCCCGCGGCGGGTTCGAGCTGCCGCCCGCGCCTACGCGTCCCGCCGTGGTCCGTGCCCTGAACGTGCTCCGCCAGTACCCCGAACCAGCCGTCGCCGGCGCCTGGGCGACGATGACGGCGCGGTTGGCGCCCGGCGGCCTGCTCGTCGAGGGGACCTGCGACGAGATCGGCCGGCGGGCCTGCTGGTTCTGCCTGCCGGCCCCGGGGCCGGCGCCCGGCTGGCTGCCCGCCGGGCGGGTCACCGCCCGCCCGACCCTGACGCTCTCGGCCCACCTGCCGAGCCTCGGCCGCCCCTCCGAGCTCGCCGAGCGGCTGCCCAAGGCACTGATCGAACACAACGTTCCCGGTCACGACGTCCACCGCCTGCTCGGGGCGCTCGATCGGGCCTGGGAACGGGCCGCGCCACGGGCCGTGTTCTCGCCGCGGCAGCGTTGGATCGCCGCGGTGGCCGAGCTGCGGGCGCAGGGCTGGCCGGTGCGCGCAGACGCCCGGCGCTGGCGGCTGGGCGAACTTACCGTCGACTGGCCGCCGCGAGCGCCGCGCTGAACGCGCGGTAGGCCTGATCGTCGTACAGCACGAAGCGCGCCTGCGCGACCCGGGTGTCCGCCGCGAGGACGGTCGTCACGGCCAGGCGGGCGGCGTCGTCCAGCGGCCAGCCGTACACCCCGGCGCTGACGGCGGGGAAGGCGACGCTGGCCGCACCGAGCTCGTCGGCGACCGCGAGCGCCCGCGTGTAGGCCGAGCGCAGCAGTGCGGAGCGGTCCTCTGCCGGGTCGTACACCGGGCCGACGACGTGGATGACGTGCCGGGCGGCCAGCCGGCCCGCCGGCGTCGCCACCGCCTCACCGGTCGGCAGCCCCCGCGGGAGGGAGGTCGCGCGCAGCCGCTCGCAGGCGGCACGGATCTCCGGTCCGCCGGCGGCGTGGATGGCGCCGTCGACGCCCCCACCACCGAACAGTCCGCTGTTGGCGGCGTTGACGATCGCGTCGGCCTCGACGAGCGTGATGTCGCCCTGCTGCAGGGTCACGTGCACCATGGCGACCAGTCTTCCCGAGCCGGCGTTCGCTGTGACGGTCCTCGGCGGTACCCACCCGGACGAGGGAGGGGCGGGGCCCACAGGGACTGGTGCGTTTGCGGGTGGACGGGGACTGCGATCCGATGGAGGATATTCGGCCTCGCAGCGGGGCCGGGGCCCGGGCCAGGACCGGGGCTCAGGGCAGAAACCGGGGCTCAGGCCAGGACCCGGGGCTCAGGCAGGAGAGGAAGCCGGAAGGCTGGAAGGGATGGCGGCGATGGCGGAACAGCTCGTGGTTCTCGGGTTCGACAGCGTGGAGCAGGCGCGGCAGGCCTGGTCACTCGGCCGCCGACTGCGCCGGGACAAGCGGCTCGATCTGGCCGACGGCACGCTGGTGTGGCGGGATGAGCGAGGCCGCGTCACCATGCGCCGCGTGGCCAACCCGGCCCGGACCGCCGCTCTCGGCGGGGCTCTGTGCGGCGGGGTGATCGGAACGGTGTTCCTCGCCCCGTTCGTCGGCCTCGGCATCGGGGCGGGCGCCGGGGCGCTCGCCAGCAGGCTCAGCGGGCCGGGCGTGGACGACGATCTGGTCCGGCGCATCGCCGGGCATCTGCAACCGGGACGGGCCGCGATCTTCGCCCTGGTGCGCCGTTCGGCGGCCGAGGAGGTCACCGCCGCACTGCGCCCGCACCACCCGGTCGTCATCATGACGACCCTGCCGCCGGAGCGGGAACACCGGCTGGCCCGGGCCCTGGGCCGCCGGCCAGCTCCCGCCTGACGGCCCCCGCGACCGGGGCCCGCCCGCGGCGGCTGGTCGCGGCGGCTGGTCGCGGCGGGCGCGGTGGCCGCCCGCCGCGGTCTGCGGCGCGTCAGGAACCGGCGGGGCGGCGGGTCGGCGCGATCTTGTCGAGCACCGCGAGGTCGTCCGGGCGGGGCTGCCACTGGCCGGCCGCGGCGTTTGCCCGCACCTGGACGGCGCTCGTCGCGCCGGCGATGACCGAGGCGACGCCGGGCTGTGCGGCCAGCCCGCCGATCGCCACGTCGAGCAGGGAACGGTCCCGCTCCCGGGCGAAGGTCTCCAGCACGTCGATGCGGTCGAAGACCTCGTCGGTCAGCTCGTCCTGCCGCCCGGCGAGCCGGGTCCCGGGTGCGGGCGCCTCGTCGCGCTGGTACTTGCCGGTGAGCAGCCCGTTCGCGAGCGGGAAGTAGGGGATGACGCCGATGCCGTACTTCAGCGTGGCCGGCACCAGTTCCGCCTCGACGCCGCGTTCGAGCAGGCTGTAGTGGTTCTGGGCGGAGATGAACCGGGTGGCACCGGAGGCCCGCGCGGTCCACTCGGCGTCGGCGACCTGCCAGGCGTCGAGGTTGCAGGCGCCGATGTAGCGGATCTTGCCTTCCTTGAGGATCTCGTCGAGCGCCTCGAGCGTCTCCTCGATCGGCGTGAAGGCGTCCAGCTTGTGGAGCTGGTACAGGTCGATGTAGTCCGTCTGCAGCCGGCTCAGGGAGCCCTCGACGGCCTTGCGGATGTACCGCCGCGATGCCCGGGCGCTGAAGTCCTGGCCGTACATGCCGCCCATGTCGCTGCCGAATTTCGTGGCCAGGACGACGTCATCGCGGCGGCCCCGCAGAACGTGCCCGAGCAGGGTCTCCGAACCACCCTTGTTCCCGTAGGTGTCGGCGGTGTCGAAGAAAGTGATCCCGGCGTCGAGCGCGGCATCGACGACCGCGCGGGTGCCGGCCAGGTCGACGCGTGAGCCGAAATTGTTGCATCCCAGACCGACGACTGACACGAGCAGTCCGGACGATCCCAGCGGGCGATAGCGCATGTACTCAATACAACACATCGGAGTGCCGCCCGCGGACACCAGGTCCGCGGGCGGCGGTCGATCTGTGTACACCGGTGGTCGTCCATAGCGGATCCGATGTGTACGGGTTTTCCCGGTGTTACTTCTCCGGAGCGGCGTCGACCACCGCGCGACCGACCGCCTCCGCCGCCCGGCGGGTCGACGTGCGCGCCGCGCGGGTCTGGCTGACCGCGGTCCGGGTGCGCTGCTCGGCCTCCGCGGTGGACGGGCTGCGTCGGATGCTCGCCACCCGGCGCTCTCCCCGGGACGCGAAGGTGTTGTAGAGCTGGGTGGCGCGGTCCTGCAGGTCCGAGATCTGGGAGGTCACGGTCGCCGGCAGCGCGCGAACGGCGGTGCCGACCTGGGTGGGCACCCGGGCGGCCTGCACGGGCAGCGACCCGACCCGGTCGGAGAGCCGGCGGACCTCGCTCGTCGTCGTCGTGGGCAGGGCGAGAAGCTTCGCGACGGCGAGGTCGGCGGCCCCCACCGAGGCGTAGATCGGCTTACGGACCTCCGCCAGCGGAACCCTGATCTCGGCCTTCACCGCGGCCTCGTCGTGATCCGTCTGCGCGGTGGCGCGGGCGGTGGGCCGGGCGGCGGACCGGTTGGCCGGGCGGCTCGTGGTACGGGATGTCGTGCGCGTGGTGGCCATGGTGTCTCCCTCGGGTCGAGGATCTGTTGTCGTCGTGTAGGTGATTCCTGGGGTTCGGCCGCCGCTGCGGGTGTGCTCCGGTGGCGGCTGTCGGGTCAGGGATGTGCGGTCGACTCGGTGCGTTCCGTGCGTTCCGTGCGTTCCGTGCGTTCCGTGCGGTCCGTGCGGTCGAGGTGGTGTCGTGGCGACGGATCCGCCGCTCTGGCCGCGGCCGAGCGGGTCGGTGCCGGTGCCGGTGCCGGTGAGACGCTGTCGTCCGGCGGGGGGCGAAGGCCCGGGAGCAGGTCAGGCGCCGGTTGCTCCGGCGGACCCGTCCGTGTCGGGTCCAGGGGCGGCGGTCGAGCCGGTGGTGCCTTTCGAGCCGGTGGTCCCTTTCGAGCCGGTGGTGGTGTCGGCACCGGGAGTGGTGTCCGAACCGGGAGTGGTGTCGGGGCCGGGACTGGTGTCGGGGCCGGGGGCGGTCGACGGGGTGGCGGTGCGGCGACGGGTGCGGGTGGTGGCTGCGGTCGACGAGGTGCCGCCGGCCGACCTGGTGCGCCCGGCTCCCGCCGAGCCGCCGCGGGTGGTCGCCGTCGCCCGCTTGGGGCTACGGCGCTTCGGCGCTTCCGCGATGGCCGGCTGCGCCGCCGCGTCGTCGGCCGGCACGGCCGCGCCCAGAGCGTCCTGCGCCGCCTCGGCAGCGGCGCGACGACTGGCAGGCCGCCGCCGAGCGGTACCCGCGGGGCGGGTCTTCGCCGTCGCCGTCACCCTCGTACCGGCGGTGGCGTCGCCACCGGCGACGGGCACGTCGCCCGCTGCGCCGCCGGCGCTCGCCTCCGCGACGGTGTCGTCGTCCGCACCGGACGCTTCCTCCGCACCGGAGTCGTCATCCACGCGGGTACCGGCTCCGCCCGCGGCCGGCCCGCCGGTCGCCGCGCCGGCTCGGGCGGCGACGGCGTTCTCCGTGCAGAACGCCTCGTAGATGTCGAGCACCACCTGCTTCTGCCGCTCGGAAAGGGAATCGTCCGCGAGGATCGCCGCCATGACGTCCTCACCGCCGTGCCGTTCCTCCAGAATCCCGGCCTGGACGTAGAGCACCTCGGCGGAGATGCGCAGCGCCTTGGCGATCTGCTGGAGAATCTCCGCGGACGGTCGGCGCAGACCTCGCTCGATCTGGCTGAGGTAAGGGTTGCTCACCCCCGCCTGCTTGGCGAGTTGACGCAGGGAAATCTGCGCGGCGCGCCGCTGATCCCGGATGAAATCGCCGAGATCGCGAACATTCAGGGCCGCCACCGGGTCACACGCCTCCTTCGACGGACGGGTCGGGCGCCGCCCGACCGCTGCGGGCACCCCGCGCCGAGGACGCGGCCGACGGTGATCGGCGCTCGGCCACCGGGACGGGGAGCCCGGCACAACGCAACGTCAACGCGATCGACGATACGTCCGAGTGCTAACTCTGGCAAGCGCGCGAGTTAGCACCTTTGGGTCGCTCCGCCCGACGGGCACCCGATGTCCGCCTGCCCTGGCGGGCGATCGGCGGGCGGGCGGGCGGCGACCCCCGTAACCCCCGTAACCCCCGTAACCGCCCGAGACGCGGAAGTCCGGACCAGGGCGGGATGGCCCTGGGCTCGGATGGCCTTGGGACGGTCAGTTCTCGGCCTGGGCCAGCCACGCGCGCTGGGTGGCCAACGCGGCTTCGGTCTCGGCGATCTCCTTGGTGCGCCCGGCAGCCTGGGCGCGGGCGAGTTTGGCCTCCAGCTTGGCGACGGATTCTCGCAGCCTGGTCACGAAGGGCGACGCGGCGATGGAACGCTGCGCCCATCGGGCGTCCGCGGCCTCGCGCAGCCTGTCGCCGATCGCCGCCATCTGGCGTTCGAGTGTGCCGGCCGTCTCGCGGGGAACCCGGCCGATCTCGTCCCACCGGTCCTGCAGTTCGCGCAGGCGCCGCAGCGAGCGCTCGGTGTCGGTCGGGTCGAGCGCGCTCGCCTCGGCCAGCAGCTTCTCCTTCTGGACCTGGTTGTCCCGCAGCTCCGCGTCCCGCTCGGCGTTCGCGGCGTTGCGCCGGCTGAAGAAGACGTCCTGCACCTCGCGGAACCGGTTCCACAGCGCGTCGTCGACGTCCTTGGCCGCCCGGCCGGCCGCCTTCCAGTCGGCGAGCAGAGCTCGGTAGCGGGCGGTCGTGCCGGCCCAGTCGGAGGATTCGACCAGCGCCTCCGCCTCGGCGATGATCGCCTCCTTCCGCTCCCGCGAGCGGGCCCGCTGGGTGTCCAGGGCGGCGAAGTGCGCGGTGCGCCGGCGGGTGAACTCCTCGCGGGCGCCGGTGATGCGCCGCCACAGCGCCGAGTCGGTGCGCTTGTCCAGGGACCCGACGGCCCGGAACTCCTCGGCGAGAGTGCGGAAGCGTTCGCCGGCGGTCTTCCATTCCGAGCTGCGGCCGAGCCGCTCGGCCTCGGCGACCAGCTCCTCCTTGGCCGCGGCGATCCGGGCGGTCCGCTCGGCCCGCTCGGCGGCGAGCACGGTGCGCCGCTCCTCGGTGCCCGCGAGGACGGTCTCGAGCCGGGCACGCAGGGCGTCGAGATCACCGACGACGGCGGCGGAGTCGAGGGAGTCGAGCAGCCGGCGGGCGCTGCCCGCGATCCCGCCCGGATCGACCCCGCTGAGGGTCAACCGCCGTTCCAACAGCACGACCTCGGCACTCAGATCGTCGTAGCGGCGCTCGAAGTGGGCCAGGCCCTCGCTGGGGCTCCCGGCCCGCCACGATCCGACGGCGCGCTCACCGCTCGCCGTGCGAACGAAGACGGTGCCGTCCTCGGCGACGCGCCCCCAGGCGGACGCTTGGCCGGATTCGCTGCGGTCACTCATCGTGTTCCCGAAGATCGACTGACGTTTCCTGTCATTCTTGCAGGCGTTGGCCGCGGAGGGGACGGCCGCCACGTATCCGGACACCGTGAATCGGTGCCCGCACCGCCGCAGCGCGTCGGGATCCGGAACGCGGGGCGCCGATGCCCGCTGGTGGCGTCCGTCCACGCACCCGTGGACCCGGTCCGTCCGCTGCCCCGATCGGCGGCTCGCGGACCGGAGGGTCACAGGTAGGCACCGGTTGTTCCTGCGGTGGCCCGACCCCGGTCTAGGCATCCCGGCACGGGTGGGGCCAAGATGCGTAACCGTGACGAGTGGGGTGCATGGGTGATGCGCCGCGCAGGGATGATGGTGCGCCGTCCGTGGATGGTGCGCCGTCTGTGGATGGTGCGCCCTGCGTGCATGATGCGCGGTGCGTGCATGATGCGCGGTGCGTGGGTGATGCGCGGCGGGCGGATGAGCGGGATGGGTGGATGACCGGGGTGGGTGGCGGCCGGGTGGGCTGGCGGGTCGGCGCGTTGTTGGCGCCCGCCTTCGTCGGGCTCGGCGTGTTCGTCATCGGGCCCGCCCTGGTCTCGGCCTTCGTGGCGGGGACCGACAAGACGCTGACCGGTCCGCGTTTCAGCTGGGTGGGCACGGCGAACGCCCGCACCGCCTTCTCCGATGGCGACCTCGGCGGGGCCGTGCGCAACACCCTCCTGTACTGCCTCATCACGGTCATTCCCGCGGTCGCGATCGGGCTGGCACTGGCGCTGGCCGCGGAGCGGGTGACCCACGGCCGTGCCCTGGTGCGTTTCGCGTTGTTCCTGCCGGTCAGCGCGAACATCGTCGCGATGGCGGTGGTGTTCGCGTACATGTTCGACAGCAGTCCCGACGGATTCGCGAACACGGTGGTCGGTCTGTTCGGGGTGGCGCCGGTCGACTGGCTCGGCGACACCTCGACCGCCCTGCCGGTGGTCGCCCTCGTCGGGGCCTGGCGGCTGACCAGCTTTGTGTTCATCGTCTACCTGGCCGGCCTGACCACCATCCCGCGCTCGGTCTACGAGGCGGCCGACGTCGACGGCATCCGCGGATTCGCCCGGCTGCGCCACATCACCCTGCCGCTGCTGGCGCCCACCACGGTCTTCCTGGGTGTCTTCGTGACAATCCTGACGCTGCAGACCTTCGAGACGGTCGCCGTTCTCACCAAGGGCGGCCCCCTCGATTCGAGCACCACCATCATTTACTACATTTACGAGGTCGGTTTCACCGGATCGTTCCGCATCGGATACGCCTCGATGATCGCTCTGTTGCTGCTCGTCGTCATCGTGGCGCTCGGCGCCGGCGGAGCGCTGCTCGGGCGGCGTATCCGGCGGGCGCGGGAGGCCGCCGCGTGACCGCCGGGACCAGCAGCGGCGCCCCCGCCGGCCCATCCGTCCCCGCCGGCCCGCCTGCCCCGGCCGGACCACCGGCCCGCCACCGCGGCCCGGCCGCCCTGCGGACACGCGCGGCCCGCGCGGCGGGACCGCGTCGTCGGCTGCCGGGCGCCGCGACCCTCGCGCGCCTCGCCCTGCTCACCGTCGGCATCGTGGTCGCGGTCCTGCCGTTCGTCTGGATGCTGCGAACCGCGATCGGCCCTCCGCAGACCGCCCTCGCGCTCGATTCCAACCCCATCCCGTCGCGGGTGCAGTTCCACTCGTTCGACCAGGCCTGGCACGCCGGCGACCTCGGACCCGCGCTGCTCACCGGCGTCGGGGTCAGCCTCGCGATCCTCGCGCTCCAGCTCGCCACGGCCGTCCCCGCCGCCTACGCCTTTGCCTGCCTGCGCTTTCGCGGGCGCACCGGCCTGTTCGCCGTGGTGCTGGCCACGCTGCTCGTGCCC from Frankia alni ACN14a harbors:
- a CDS encoding aldo/keto reductase; translation: MRYRPLGSSGLLVSVVGLGCNNFGSRVDLAGTRAVVDAALDAGITFFDTADTYGNKGGSETLLGHVLRGRRDDVVLATKFGSDMGGMYGQDFSARASRRYIRKAVEGSLSRLQTDYIDLYQLHKLDAFTPIEETLEALDEILKEGKIRYIGACNLDAWQVADAEWTARASGATRFISAQNHYSLLERGVEAELVPATLKYGIGVIPYFPLANGLLTGKYQRDEAPAPGTRLAGRQDELTDEVFDRIDVLETFARERDRSLLDVAIGGLAAQPGVASVIAGATSAVQVRANAAAGQWQPRPDDLAVLDKIAPTRRPAGS
- a CDS encoding class I SAM-dependent methyltransferase — its product is MPNPRRAPRLAAGRARALGEPTRGTTAPNRLRRVDRWLLDAAGPLLRGSADPLVVDLGFGASPVTTVELHRRLRTACPRVRVVGLELDPQRVAAATDAARPPGLTFARGGFELPPAPTRPAVVRALNVLRQYPEPAVAGAWATMTARLAPGGLLVEGTCDEIGRRACWFCLPAPGPAPGWLPAGRVTARPTLTLSAHLPSLGRPSELAERLPKALIEHNVPGHDVHRLLGALDRAWERAAPRAVFSPRQRWIAAVAELRAQGWPVRADARRWRLGELTVDWPPRAPR
- a CDS encoding DUF1269 domain-containing protein, translated to MAEQLVVLGFDSVEQARQAWSLGRRLRRDKRLDLADGTLVWRDERGRVTMRRVANPARTAALGGALCGGVIGTVFLAPFVGLGIGAGAGALASRLSGPGVDDDLVRRIAGHLQPGRAAIFALVRRSAAEEVTAALRPHHPVVIMTTLPPEREHRLARALGRRPAPA
- a CDS encoding YbjN domain-containing protein; translation: MTAPIDTAERERLDGLISETLADLELAYERVGAGSFLVTLEGEHKLRTMTWLVVQDHTLLVEAFFMRAPAENAAGTYAFLLGRNAKTYGVHFSIDRVGDIFLTGQIPLLAVTAEEIDRILGCVGTYADDNFDPAIALGFAAAIEREKAWRAKLAADAGNAAKPG
- a CDS encoding helix-turn-helix domain-containing protein, whose protein sequence is MAALNVRDLGDFIRDQRRAAQISLRQLAKQAGVSNPYLSQIERGLRRPSAEILQQIAKALRISAEVLYVQAGILEERHGGEDVMAAILADDSLSERQKQVVLDIYEAFCTENAVAARAGAATGGPAAGGAGTRVDDDSGAEEASGADDDTVAEASAGGAAGDVPVAGGDATAGTRVTATAKTRPAGTARRRPASRRAAAEAAQDALGAAVPADDAAAQPAIAEAPKRRSPKRATATTRGGSAGAGRTRSAGGTSSTAATTRTRRRTATPSTAPGPDTSPGPDTTPGSDTTPGADTTTGSKGTTGSKGTTGSTAAPGPDTDGSAGATGA
- the mshA gene encoding D-inositol-3-phosphate glycosyltransferase — its product is MRLIRSGAAVRAEPNRGTRPRRVAMLSMHTSPMEQPGTGDAGGLNVYVVELSRQLAALGVEVEVFTRAVSSKLPTSAELAPGVTVRHVDAGPFEEIHREDLPAWLCAFTADVLRAEAGHEPGYFDVIHSHYWLSGQVALAVARRWGVPFVHTSHTLAKIKNGALAVGDRPEPPGRLLGEQEVIAGSTRLIASTADERGHLIDLYDADPDRVDVVAPGVDLETFRPGDPAQSRARLGLDRDGDLLLFVGRIQPLKAPDLLLHAAAELLRRDPTRRSRLTVAVVGGPSGSGLEQPDALVKLAADLGISDLVRFQPPAPQHELAHWYRAATAVVVPSHSESFGLVALEAQACGTPVVAAAVGGLRTAVADGVSGLLVAGRDPARYADTLDRLLRQPHWRSRLAAGAVGRAAGFGWSATARGVLRSYRHALSPAAVAV
- a CDS encoding carbohydrate ABC transporter permease: MTGVGGGRVGWRVGALLAPAFVGLGVFVIGPALVSAFVAGTDKTLTGPRFSWVGTANARTAFSDGDLGGAVRNTLLYCLITVIPAVAIGLALALAAERVTHGRALVRFALFLPVSANIVAMAVVFAYMFDSSPDGFANTVVGLFGVAPVDWLGDTSTALPVVALVGAWRLTSFVFIVYLAGLTTIPRSVYEAADVDGIRGFARLRHITLPLLAPTTVFLGVFVTILTLQTFETVAVLTKGGPLDSSTTIIYYIYEVGFTGSFRIGYASMIALLLLVVIVALGAGGALLGRRIRRAREAAA
- a CDS encoding O-acetyl-ADP-ribose deacetylase, producing MVHVTLQQGDITLVEADAIVNAANSGLFGGGGVDGAIHAAGGPEIRAACERLRATSLPRGLPTGEAVATPAGRLAARHVIHVVGPVYDPAEDRSALLRSAYTRALAVADELGAASVAFPAVSAGVYGWPLDDAARLAVTTVLAADTRVAQARFVLYDDQAYRAFSAALAAASRR
- a CDS encoding carbohydrate ABC transporter permease, with translation MTAGTSSGAPAGPSVPAGPPAPAGPPARHRGPAALRTRAARAAGPRRRLPGAATLARLALLTVGIVVAVLPFVWMLRTAIGPPQTALALDSNPIPSRVQFHSFDQAWHAGDLGPALLTGVGVSLAILALQLATAVPAAYAFACLRFRGRTGLFAVVLATLLVPAQVTAVPNYVTISALGFADTRVGLVLPFMTHAGMIFMLRQYMTTIPASVLDAARMDGLGTWRTLRSIIVPLAAPAIASVSVFSFLLSYNEYLWPLLVARSPGIATPPLALARLLTDSSSIIPDFAELAAAALVISLPSLAVFVVAQRRLAAGITGTGAGA
- a CDS encoding DUF349 domain-containing protein; translation: MSDRSESGQASAWGRVAEDGTVFVRTASGERAVGSWRAGSPSEGLAHFERRYDDLSAEVVLLERRLTLSGVDPGGIAGSARRLLDSLDSAAVVGDLDALRARLETVLAGTEERRTVLAAERAERTARIAAAKEELVAEAERLGRSSEWKTAGERFRTLAEEFRAVGSLDKRTDSALWRRITGAREEFTRRRTAHFAALDTQRARSRERKEAIIAEAEALVESSDWAGTTARYRALLADWKAAGRAAKDVDDALWNRFREVQDVFFSRRNAANAERDAELRDNQVQKEKLLAEASALDPTDTERSLRRLRELQDRWDEIGRVPRETAGTLERQMAAIGDRLREAADARWAQRSIAASPFVTRLRESVAKLEAKLARAQAAGRTKEIAETEAALATQRAWLAQAEN